The Pelodiscus sinensis isolate JC-2024 chromosome 4, ASM4963464v1, whole genome shotgun sequence genomic sequence cggccgcctcctggctgctggcctcctCTTCCTGGGTCCCTCCGAGCTGGGcctcccccccggctcccagcGGCATCAACCCGGTGGGCTCCTGGCCCAGGTGAGTCCTCTGGTGCTGGGTCATCGCTGCCCTGCGGCCGAAGGCCCTGCCGCAGTGAGGGCAGCGGTAGGGCCGCTCGCCGGAGTGGGTGctctggtgctggagcagggtgTAGCTGCGGCTGAAGGCCTTGCCGCAGTCGGAGCAGGTGTAGGGCTTGAGGCCGGTGTGGACGCGCCGGTGGAGGTTGTAGGAGGAGGAGACGCTGAAGGCCTTGCCACACTGAGGGCAGCGGTAGGgccgctcgccggtgtgggtgtgctggtgctgcagcagggccgcGCTGGCGCCGAAGCCCTTGCCGCAGTCGCCGCAGACGAAGGGGCGCTCGCCGCGGTGGCCGCGCTGGTGCTGCCGCAGATTGGAGCGCTGGGCGAAGGCCTTGCCGCACTGGGGGCAGCCGTAGGGCCGCTCGCCCGCGTGGATGCGCTGGTGCCGCAGCAGGTGGGAGCTCTCCAGGAAGCGCTTGCCGCACTCGGCACAGCCGTAGGGCTTCTCGCCACTGTGGGTGCGCCGGTGCCGCCGCAGGTCGGCGCGCTGCCCGAAGGCCTGGCCGCAGTCCGGGCAGGCGAAGGGGCGCTCGCCCGTGTGGAAGCGCTGGTGCTGGATCACCGTGGAGCGCTGGGCGAAGCATTTGCCGCACtgcgggcaggggaagggcttcTCCCCTGTGTGCACCCGCCGGTGCTGGACCAGGTCCGAGCTGTGCCCGAAGCTGCGCCCGCACTCGCCGCAGGTGTAGGGGCGCTCGCCCGTGTGGGTGCGCTGGTGGATGAGGAGCTTGGAGCTCTGCGAGAAGGCCTTGCCGCAGGCGGTGCACCGGTAGGGCCGCTCGCCGGTGTGGGCGCGCCGGTGCTGGGCCAGGTGCGAGTCCTGCCGGTAGCTCTTCCCGCACTCGGGGCAGGTGTAGGGGCGCTCGCCCGTGTGCGTGCGGCGGTGGCGGGCCAGGTGCGCGCGGTTCCCGAAGCTCTTCCCGCACTCGGGGCAGAGGTTGGATTTCTGCCCCGCGAGGGTGCTGGGAAGCAGCTCCGGGCCCCCTGCCCCTCGGCGTGTCTCCCCCGCTGGGTCGCCCTGCTGCTGGGCCACCCCATTAGCGTCTCCCCACGCAGGGCTCCGGGACGTCCCGTGAGGCTCTGTTCCTGCAGGCCCCTCCTGCCGGGGATTCGCCGCCTCGGGTCTGGCAcctgctgggagaggaaggcCAGACAGGGctgtgccggggagggggaatggcagagggctttgctcccagtcccacAGGACCCTCGGCTCATTCCCAGCCAATGTGGCTCTTCCCTCACCTGCGCGGGCGCCTCCGGGGATCTCGCCTCCCCGAGGATCCGGGACCTGCGGCTCTTCACCCGGCTCCATGCGGGAGGCCTGGGCAGCTACGGGGGAAGGAAACGGCAGCTGTTCGCTATGGACGATGCACCCAGCTTTtactcccgccccaggggcacaGACCCACCCACATCTCCTGCCGCCCCACGGCTGCCTGGGGGGGTGTCTCTCCAGCCCCCATTTGGTTCTGATCCCCTCACGGCCCAGGCTGCCCCACAGCtcttggggctggggagggggcttctgTCAtttagctcctcccccagctcctgatGCCCCACAGCTGGCTCGGAGCGTCTCCCCAGTCCCCAGCCCCTGATGCCCCACAGCTGGCTCGGAGGGTCTCCGCAGTCCCCAGCCCCTGATGCCCCACAGCTGGCTCGGagagtctccccagcccccagtccCTGATGCCCCACAGCTGGCTCGGagggtctccccagcccccagcccctgatgCCCCACAGCTGGTTCAGAGGGTCTCCGCAGTCCCCAGCACCTGATGCCCCACAGCTGGCTCGGAGGGTCTCCCCAGTCCCCAGCCCCTGATGCCCCACAGCTGGCTCGGAGGGTCTCCCTAGTCCCCAGTCCCTGATGCCCCACAGCTGGCTCAGAGGGTCTCCCCAGCCCCTGATGCCCCACAGCTGGCTCGGAGGGTCTCTCCAGCCTCCATTTAGCTCCGACCTCCCCTGTCCCAGGATGCCTCAGGGcaagctgcggggggaggggtctccaGCCACATTTagccatgtcccccccccccccgagccatgCCCCGAGCTGTCGGGGGGGGGTGTCTCCAGCCACATTTAGCCAtgccccccccagagccatgccccgagctgtcgggggggggggtctccagccACATTTAGCCatgcccccccccagagccatgccccgagctgtcggggggggggtctccagccACATTTAGCCatgcccccccccagagccatgccccgagctgtcgggggggggtctccagccACATTtagccatgccccccccccagagccatgccccgagctgtcgggggggggtctccagccACATTTAGCCatgcccccccccagagccatgccccgagctgtcgggggggggggggctccagccaCATTtagccatgccccccccccagagccatgccccgagctgtcgggggggggggggctccagccaCATTtagccatgccccccccccagagccatgccccgagctgtcggggggggggggggctccagccaCATTtagccatgcccccccccccagagccatgccccgagctgtcgggggggggggggctctcgcCCCTACTGAGCTCCGATCCCCCCCGCCCCGACTCTGCGGCCGCCTCCTCCCGGCAGCGAGGTCCTGCCCCGCGCCCCGCGCCCCGCTCACCGCCCCGCGGCCGGGCGCGTTGTCCCCGGGCGGGCGCGCAGCGGCCCCAGCGGCGCTTCCGAGGCCGGGCCAGGGGCCTGCGGCTGCTCTCGCCCTGCCCCGcacggcctgggggcgggggagccgggcCCGTGGGGCCGCCGCGCTCCCGGGCAAAGCGCCTCCGCGCCCCCGGCCCAGTGCAGCGACCGACACAGTAACTTCTCTGAATTTGCTactttgggtgcactgagcatgcgcaccGGAACTGAGCAAACTCAGTGTCCCTCGCTGTAGCCTCTGCCCTCGCTGCCTCCTCAgatttgcttcctcctcttcGGAGGGGTTTAAAATGATGAAGGGGGGCaaattgcagggggggggggtgtcaggttCTGAGCATGGGGCAGAAATTTACCGGCTGGAGGCATCAATCTTTTTTTAGCTGCAGAAGAGGGGCAAAATTTGAAAAatcaggggggtggggggtggtagcCTTGGTTAAGCCCGGGCTGGGGGACACTGCCAGACCCTGTGCACGGAGAAAACCCCCGtttagggagggggagaggtgggaacagtCACCCAGCAGGACAAGCCACCTGATGTCCTTGTAAATATCAGTTTTCCAGCggcaaagtcttttttttctttattttccctggacgctgcctgtcagcccccgagcagggggcgggctcctgggcttgagttcttaaaggcacaggcctccCAATTCCTAGACACCACCGTTCCTCTGTATGTGTACAAGTGTGAAATATTCTACATACAGTTCCTGTctcaaactctgcctctcacttttttagtatttaatagttttctctttgtttctctgtCTATCAGAAGTCACTGCATCTCCTTTCTGTCATGTATGTATGACAGAAACTGTGACGGTCACAAAAACGgagaggtttcactttttgcctatacacctGCAcctggagtaacggtagttcggactaggaagcctagcccgaactatctagtccgtgccgcggaaagggttcgaacgagcagggatttaaaaatggcggcgcccagtttatgcaaatgaagcccgggaaattcaaatcccgggcttcatttgcaagtgcggtatgcctacgttaccctcctagttcgaactaggagggtagtgtagacataccctgagagactggcAAGAAAGTAACACTGAGAATATTGTGGTTTTTCAGCCCGGACTGACATACCGATCCTGGAATAAGTTTTAAGAGATCAGGTGGCAGTTCCTCTTTTTACTCTTAAACAACTTTTAGCTGCCTTCCCAGCAATTTAGCTCAGGCTCTGGCTTTCTCTGAAACGGTTTTACATTAAGCTAAATTTGACAGAAGCAACACTAAGAGGGATACTTCCAATAAATAACCAAGACATTGAAATCCAAAATTACTTGCTGAATCTAATTAATACTCCAGCTGTAGGGAGGTTAGACTGATTTTGTATTCACAACTGGAATCACAAAGTGATACATGCTaaagttaaaattacttaaatATAACATAGGAGTTGTTCATTTCTTTCTTGTGCTTCACAGAATTGTAGAAATGTAATCGTGGTAAGAAGCTTCCAAAGGTCAACCAGTCCAGTCGCCggggctgaggcaggaccaagtcagCCTCAAAAAAGTCTCTTTGTCTCTTCCTCCTCATTTAAAGCTGCACCTTTACTTAAACCCTGAAAATATCAGACATGAGTGGTCAAATTTGGTAATTTGCCGAATTTTAGCCTTTGCAAGTTTTTAGCCCTATACGTTTCCTCCTTTTAAAAAGGAGTCAGATCACATTCTTTAGAAATGTTGCATCCATGAGCCATTTGCTCCTCTCATAAGCTGTAAAAGACACAGGCATTTCAGTCtatgaggatatgtctagactacagggttttgtcgacagatactgtcgacaaagcttctgtcgacaaagagcgtctagactacatccagttctgtcgacaaagtgagccgctttgtcgacataacagtgtggacgcaaaggacagtgtagatgcaataatgccttctatcaacagaactctgtcgataaaaggtgttattcctcgtagaatgaggtttacatacgtcgacaaaactgctgagttttgtcgacgttatgtcaacataactcaaaggcagtgtggacgcaggtatagttttgtcgacaaaagtccacttttgttgacaaaaccctgtagtctagacacaccctgacagaCTTTGTCCGCCAACATCTCACAACCACTGAAGCAATTCAGCCCATCACAGAGATAGCTAATCCGAACCACTAGAACTGGGCTGTTTCACATACACAAAAACAACCACCCACACTTTGTGTTATTTTTCTAATCTCAACAACTAGGGGGCTGCCATCACCCTTTCCACTGGCTGGAAACACAATTTACAGTCAGTGCTATAGGAGCTGTGAATTAAGCCAGCATTCAGTTAAAAGAGTTGTTCCTGATATTGAGTGAGCAGaagggtttattttatttatttattgttaaaGTTTAGGCTGCTAAAGAACAGTTTATTTTACCACTTTTCCATTTTGTTTAAAGATGCCTTTATAGTAAGCTATTCCCAGTTACAAAAACTACAAACCTTAACTTACACAAAAAGAGAAACGCACCATTTGTAAAAGAACTTAAGATAGTAATAGAACATTGAGATAGTGATAACAATCCAACAGATTTATAAAACTCTCTGATTTTCAAATAGGAATGTTAGCAAATTACTTTGCATGCTTAGCCTAAACAAAGAAGCTAAAAGTCATTTGGACAACAATTGTTAGTTTGCCAGAATTTCCAGCTACTGAATGCATACTTTAACCTTAACCAGTTTCAGATCCATTGATTTCTGATCCCACAACTACTCTAGTTTACTGAACATCTTAATTTAAATTCTAGCGTTACTGAATCTTAGTTACAATGCTAGAGTTATAGGATTTACCATTCTTATTTGACTAGGTGCTACCAAAATCACAGGTAAACCTTTCAGAAGTTAACAAAGCTAAGAACTTTCAACTCACTACTTCTGTAGCTAAAACAAACTTGTAGCTGGATGGAAAAATTTCCCTCATTATAGGTGACTAGAAGATTTTATACAATTTAAGCAGTTTTCCCAATAAGTCCAATAAGTGGACTTGTCATACATTTATTACCACAGTCCCTCAGAGGTTTCCTCGTGGCCCCATTCTACTAGGCACAGCAGTGTGAAATTCAAGTTTGGATGGAACTATCACCACGTGGAATGGAGACTAAAAGGAAATGAGCACTTACAGTTTTCTTTCTCCAGCCATGGACTCTGTCAGTTCCTCTTGCAATTGCTGAGTTTCTTAGTTGATGGAGTTTGTTCCTGGGATTTTCTAGAGACTGGAGAACAGAGAGATTCTAGTAGGGTAAAATACTTCTGCCACTCCAAAACTCTTTCTATATGAAGAATAGAAAGGGGCTTTTCAAATATAAATGCGCCTCAACAAATTGTTCCAAAGAAATTATTTCTTCAAAGCCTTTCACAGAGAACTCGGAGCTTAAAGCAAActcccctgctctgtgcctgcaACTGCAGGAAAGAACTTCCTACTTCACTCACATCAGAGCCCTCAGCTACTCCCCGCTTTTCAGCAGAAAATGATCATCGCATGAGGAGAGTTCTTCAGAGCTCTTCTCCGTTCTCATTCAAAGTATACAGTTGGCTAGTGTGGAAAAGGGATAATCCTTTTTTTGTTCATGTTGATTAAAGATTTGCCTTATTAGTTACT encodes the following:
- the LOC102447119 gene encoding uncharacterized protein LOC102447119 isoform X3, coding for MEPGEEPQVPDPRGGEIPGGARAAGARPEAANPRQEGPAGTEPHGTSRSPAWGDANGVAQQQGDPAGETRRGAGGPELLPSTLAGQKSNLCPECGKSFGNRAHLARHRRTHTGERPYTCPECGKSYRQDSHLAQHRRAHTGERPYRCTACGKAFSQSSKLLIHQRTHTGERPYTCGECGRSFGHSSDLVQHRRVHTGEKPFPCPQCGKCFAQRSTVIQHQRFHTGERPFACPDCGQAFGQRADLRRHRRTHSGEKPYGCAECGKRFLESSHLLRHQRIHAGERPYGCPQCGKAFAQRSNLRQHQRGHRGERPFVCGDCGKGFGASAALLQHQHTHTGERPYRCPQCGKAFSVSSSYNLHRRVHTGLKPYTCSDCGKAFSRSYTLLQHQSTHSGERPYRCPHCGRAFGRRAAMTQHQRTHLGQEPTGLMPLGAGGEAQLGGTQEEEASSQEAAGQG
- the LOC102447119 gene encoding uncharacterized protein LOC102447119 isoform X1, with the protein product MLYLTAQASRMEPGEEPQVPDPRGGEIPGGARAAGARPEAANPRQEGPAGTEPHGTSRSPAWGDANGVAQQQGDPAGETRRGAGGPELLPSTLAGQKSNLCPECGKSFGNRAHLARHRRTHTGERPYTCPECGKSYRQDSHLAQHRRAHTGERPYRCTACGKAFSQSSKLLIHQRTHTGERPYTCGECGRSFGHSSDLVQHRRVHTGEKPFPCPQCGKCFAQRSTVIQHQRFHTGERPFACPDCGQAFGQRADLRRHRRTHSGEKPYGCAECGKRFLESSHLLRHQRIHAGERPYGCPQCGKAFAQRSNLRQHQRGHRGERPFVCGDCGKGFGASAALLQHQHTHTGERPYRCPQCGKAFSVSSSYNLHRRVHTGLKPYTCSDCGKAFSRSYTLLQHQSTHSGERPYRCPHCGRAFGRRAAMTQHQRTHLGQEPTGLMPLGAGGEAQLGGTQEEEASSQEAAGQG
- the LOC102447119 gene encoding uncharacterized protein LOC102447119 isoform X2, with translation MLYLTAQASRMEPGEEPQVPDPRGGEIPGGARAGARPEAANPRQEGPAGTEPHGTSRSPAWGDANGVAQQQGDPAGETRRGAGGPELLPSTLAGQKSNLCPECGKSFGNRAHLARHRRTHTGERPYTCPECGKSYRQDSHLAQHRRAHTGERPYRCTACGKAFSQSSKLLIHQRTHTGERPYTCGECGRSFGHSSDLVQHRRVHTGEKPFPCPQCGKCFAQRSTVIQHQRFHTGERPFACPDCGQAFGQRADLRRHRRTHSGEKPYGCAECGKRFLESSHLLRHQRIHAGERPYGCPQCGKAFAQRSNLRQHQRGHRGERPFVCGDCGKGFGASAALLQHQHTHTGERPYRCPQCGKAFSVSSSYNLHRRVHTGLKPYTCSDCGKAFSRSYTLLQHQSTHSGERPYRCPHCGRAFGRRAAMTQHQRTHLGQEPTGLMPLGAGGEAQLGGTQEEEASSQEAAGQG
- the LOC102447119 gene encoding uncharacterized protein LOC102447119 isoform X4: MEPGEEPQVPDPRGGEIPGGARAGARPEAANPRQEGPAGTEPHGTSRSPAWGDANGVAQQQGDPAGETRRGAGGPELLPSTLAGQKSNLCPECGKSFGNRAHLARHRRTHTGERPYTCPECGKSYRQDSHLAQHRRAHTGERPYRCTACGKAFSQSSKLLIHQRTHTGERPYTCGECGRSFGHSSDLVQHRRVHTGEKPFPCPQCGKCFAQRSTVIQHQRFHTGERPFACPDCGQAFGQRADLRRHRRTHSGEKPYGCAECGKRFLESSHLLRHQRIHAGERPYGCPQCGKAFAQRSNLRQHQRGHRGERPFVCGDCGKGFGASAALLQHQHTHTGERPYRCPQCGKAFSVSSSYNLHRRVHTGLKPYTCSDCGKAFSRSYTLLQHQSTHSGERPYRCPHCGRAFGRRAAMTQHQRTHLGQEPTGLMPLGAGGEAQLGGTQEEEASSQEAAGQG